AGGGGATCCCGGCCCTGATCGACAGGATCGTCGAGCTCGTCAGGCTTTATCCCCGCCCAGAGGGTACCGTCTCCCTTGCGGAGGCGCCCGCTGTTCGGGAGCTGCCGAGGCGGAGGGGCGGAAGGCCGGAGCCCGTCGCGATCCGCCGTATGAACGACGGTAGCTTCCTCGTGGAGCACGAGAACCTGGAGCGCTCTGTCCGGCGCATCGACTTCGATCAGGAGGACGCGATGGTGAAGTTCGCACGCCTTTTGAAACGGCTCAGCGTCGAGGAGGCCCTGGAGGATGCGGGCGCCCGGGAGGGGGACAGGGTCCTTATAGGGGAGGTCGAATTCGAGTTCCAACCTGATAGAATTATCGAGTAGTCCCTGTGTGTGCGGCGGGCCCCCGTCCTGGAGGGGCGGATATTTTCTTCTCCCTCCGGCGTTAGGAGGCCGCGTCGAGGTATCGCCGCACGGGCTTAAAACGCGGGGCAGGGCCCCCATTTAGGGAGGATTTTCGCTGTGTCCATCAAGACGGGCATCATGGGAGGAACGTTCGATCCCATCCATTACGGGCATCTGCTGGCGGCCGAGGAATGCCGCCGCCGCCTTGATATCGATCGGATCGTCTTCGTCCCGGCGGGCGCCCCTCCGCACAAGACGGATCGCCGGGTGACGCCCGCCGAGGATCGCTACGCCATGACGCTGCTGGCGACGGCCGGGGTTCCGGAGTTCTCCGTCTCCCGGATGGAGATCGAGCGAAAACGCCCCACCTACACCGTGGACACGCTGAGGGAATTTATTGCAAGGGGAACCCCCCCCAAGGATCTCTTTTTCATCACGGGCCTGGACGCCCTCCTCTCTATCGAGACTTGGGTGGACTGCATGCTTCTACCCACGCTGTGTACTCTGGTCACGGCGACCCGACCGGGGTATGACGTCCAGGGGCTGGACTCCCTCCCCGAGGGGATTCGGGACCATCTCAGGCTGGTCGAGATCCCCGAGTTCGCCATCTCCAGCACCGAGATTCGCCGGCGGGCCGGCGACGGCCGGGGCGTGCGCTTCCTGGTGCCCCGCCTCGTCGAGGCGTACATCGAGTCCGCGGGGCTCTACAGGAATGTGGAGGCGTCGAATGTGGAAGCCTCGAATATGGAGGTGTCGCGGCAGTGAGATTTTTCAAGATTTTCGGGATCGCCCTTCTGCTCCTTCTGGCAGTGTCGGGAGGGGCCGCTTTTCGTCTGAAGGAGGTCCTGTTGCCAAAAGATCCTCTCGACCTGGGGCAGTCCCTGGCCGTCGGGAGCGACGATGCCCAGACGGAGCGGAAGGACGGGCCCTATATCGATCCCGTCTTGGGCACGGTGAACGTCCTTATCGTGGGATTGGACAACGTGGACGGCGGCTCGCGCACCGACGCTATTGCCTTGGCTATTTTCGACGCGGACAACAAGGCAGTGCGCGTGGCCTCCATCCCCAGGGACTCCCGTGTGCAGATCCCGGGGCGTGGCTGGGACAAGATCAACCACGCCTATGTCTACGGGGGCATCGACCTTCTGAAGGAGACCGTGGTGAACCTGACCGGGATGGCGGTCAACTATTTCGTGATGGTCAACTACAAGAGCTTCCCCCGGATCATCGACCTGATCGGGGGCATCGATATCTACGTGGACAAGCCGCTGAAGTACACGGACTACTCGGGCAAACTCTTCATCGACATCTCTAAGGGGCAGCAGCACATGGACGGCAGGACGGCTCTCGGATACGTTCGCTTCCGACACGACCCCCTGGGGGACATCGGCCGCGTCCAACGGCAGCAGAAGTTCATGGACATTGTCCTGTCCAGGCTGAAGTCCCCGGCTATTCTGCCCCGTATCCCCGCCCTCATCGACGAGGTCGTCGCCGCCGTCGATACCGACCTGACGCCGCTGGAGGCCCTGAAGCTCATGCAGTTCGCCAACGCGCTTCCGCCGGACCGGGTGCAGATGTTCATGGCCCCAGGCAAGTCGGGGTACAGCGGGAACCTGAGCTATTGGATCCTCGACACGGTGGGGCTGTCCCTCCAGTTGGCGGCGAAGCTTCCGCCCCAGGGACAGCGGGACGTCCTGAGCTCCGATGCCGGAAAGGTCTCAGACGACGTGGCTCCGGCGGCGGCGCCCCTCACGGAGGAGCGCCTGAGGGAGCTTCGGGAGCGAATCGGCAAGATCGGCATCCTGAATGGGGATGGGGCGTCCGGCCTTGGCAGGAGGGCCTCCCGACTCTTCCAGCGGATAGGGATCGAGGTCCCCTACGCGGGAAATGCGCGGCATTTCGACTATCATTCGACGAACATCATCTACCCCGCCGGCGGCAAGGAGGCGGACAGAGATGCAGCCCTGGCGCTGGCCGAGCTCTGTGGCATAACCAACGCCGGCCTGGTCCGGGAGGATCGGCGGGCGACCCTGGTCTCCATCATCTTCGGGCACGACAAGGATACCGTGTTCAGGCGCCTGGAGTCCCTGAACTTCTGACGGTAGATTCCTTGACCGAGCGTGAATGATTGATTATGAACGATTTTTCGACATTTTTTCTGGGACATTTTTCCCAGAGAGGAGGTATGGCTTTATGGGAAAACTTGGAGATTATGAGGACGTCTGTTCGGCTCTATCCGACAAGAAGGCGCAGGATGTCGTCGTCTTGGATCTTGGGGACGCGGGGACGCTGGCCGATGTGTTTATCCTGGCGACGGGAAATTCCGATGTCCACATGAAGACCCTGACGGAGACGGCAGAGGAGGCCCTAAAGCGCCGGGGCCTGGCGGTTCGGCTGGAGGGGGAGCACAGCTCCAACTGGAGGCTGATCGACGCGGGCGACGTCGCCGTCCACATTTTCAGCCGAAAGGGACGGGAGTTCTACAAACTCGAAAAGCTTTGGGGCGACGCCGAGGCGCTCCGTTATGAATACGTGGAATAGACATTTTTGCCTGGGGGGCTGGCGCCGAGCCCTGTTTTGTAGTAAAGTAATATCTCGATAGTCGGTCTCATGTTTTTGGGGGCTGCTTTGCGGTTCGTCTTCATATTTTTGTTCATATTGAAGAGGAGGGTGTTCGATTTGAAGAAGGTGTTGGGTGTTTTTCTCGCAGTGGGGCTTCTTTTGGTAGCGGGATCCGCTGTTGCTGCGGACAAGACGTTCCTCTCCATCGCCACGGGCGGCGTGGCCGGGACGTACTATCCCCTGGGCGGCGGGTTGGCCCAGGTCATGAACAAGCATGTACCTGACGTCGAGGTGACGGCCGAGACGGGCAACGCCTCCGCGGCGAACATCAACCTGATCGCCGGGCATGAGGTGAGCATGGCGCTGGTCCAGAACGACGTATCCTACCTGGCGGCTAAGGGTGAAAAACCCTTCAACAAGCCGGTGGAGAACCTGAGGATGATCGCGTCCCTCTATCCGGAGCACATGCAGTGCATCACGGTGAAGGACAGTGGGATCAAAAGCCTGATGGAGATCAAGGGCAAGCGCGTCTCCGTCGGCGCGCCGGGGTCGGGGGTGGCCGGCAGCCTGAGCTCGATCTTCTCGGTGGCCGGGCTCAAATACTCCGATATGAACGCCGATTTTCTGGACTTCGCCAACACGGCCGAGCGTATTCAGGACGGACAGCTGGACGCCGGTTTCGTGCTTGCCGGCTATCCGACGGCGGCGGTGATGGCCTTGGCGGCTCAGAGGGACATCGACCTCGTGGCCTTCGACGAGGACCTTCTGGACAAGCTCGTCAAGCAGTTCCCCTACTTCACGAAGGACGTCGTCCCCGCGGGCACCTACAAGGGTATCGACCACGATACCCCGACCCCGGCCGTCATGGCGATTCTGGTCTGCGACGCAGCGATGCCGGGTGACCTGGTCTACAACATCACCAAGGCCATCTTCGAGAACCTTGAGGAGCTGAAGCCCGTCCACGACAAGGCGAAGCTGATCTCCCTGGATACGGCGCTCAAGGGCGCCTCCGTCGCCGTCCATCCCGGAGCGGCGAAGTACTATAAGGAAAAGGGAATGGCGGTTCCCGAGCTGTAACGATTTCAAGTCATCCGTATGCTGATGAAAAACGCACCGGAAAAGTTTTCCGGTGCGTTTTTTTTGCGCTTTTGCGTCGTGTCGTATTTGGATTCAGGGGCCTATGGGTAGTCCATCCTCCGGAAGACGCGCGCGATGCGCACCGCCGCCCCGGTGGACTCGTCGATCTCCAGGACCGCGGCGTTGACGCAGGGCGACTCCCCGCAGACCTCGAATCGGGAGGGGAGCCCCGTGAGGTAGCGGGGCAGCACCGTCTCGGCCGTGACCCCGATGACGCCCCCATGTCCGCCCGTCATGCCGACGTCGCTGAGGAACGCCGTGCCCCCGGGGAGGATCTGCTCGTCCGCCGTCTGGACGTGCGTGTGGGTGCCGAGGACCGCGGAGACGCGTCCGTCCAGGTAAAGGGCCAGGGCCTTCTTCTCCGACGTCGCCTCCGCGTGGAAGTCCAGAAGGATTGGGAGAGCGTCCCCCTCCTTCGCCCGCAGCTCCTCCAGGAGGGCGTCCGCGCAATGGAAGGGGCAGTCGATGGGGGGCATGAACACCCGTCCCTGAAGGTTGATGAGCCCAAGCTTCTTCCCGTTGCGCCGCAGGACGGTTACCCCGGACCCCGGGCACTCGGGAGGATAGTTGGCGGGGCGCAGCACCCGCGTCTCCTCGT
This sequence is a window from uncultured Fretibacterium sp.. Protein-coding genes within it:
- a CDS encoding TIGR00282 family metallophosphoesterase, which codes for MRILFVGDIDGSPGRTALANALPALREEWQGFDFVVINCENAAAGKGMTGKILEEFLALGVDGMTSGNHIWDKNAFYPILNEETRVLRPANYPPECPGSGVTVLRRNGKKLGLINLQGRVFMPPIDCPFHCADALLEELRAKEGDALPILLDFHAEATSEKKALALYLDGRVSAVLGTHTHVQTADEQILPGGTAFLSDVGMTGGHGGVIGVTAETVLPRYLTGLPSRFEVCGESPCVNAAVLEIDESTGAAVRIARVFRRMDYP
- the nadD gene encoding nicotinate-nucleotide adenylyltransferase produces the protein MSIKTGIMGGTFDPIHYGHLLAAEECRRRLDIDRIVFVPAGAPPHKTDRRVTPAEDRYAMTLLATAGVPEFSVSRMEIERKRPTYTVDTLREFIARGTPPKDLFFITGLDALLSIETWVDCMLLPTLCTLVTATRPGYDVQGLDSLPEGIRDHLRLVEIPEFAISSTEIRRRAGDGRGVRFLVPRLVEAYIESAGLYRNVEASNVEASNMEVSRQ
- a CDS encoding TAXI family TRAP transporter solute-binding subunit, whose product is MLGVFLAVGLLLVAGSAVAADKTFLSIATGGVAGTYYPLGGGLAQVMNKHVPDVEVTAETGNASAANINLIAGHEVSMALVQNDVSYLAAKGEKPFNKPVENLRMIASLYPEHMQCITVKDSGIKSLMEIKGKRVSVGAPGSGVAGSLSSIFSVAGLKYSDMNADFLDFANTAERIQDGQLDAGFVLAGYPTAAVMALAAQRDIDLVAFDEDLLDKLVKQFPYFTKDVVPAGTYKGIDHDTPTPAVMAILVCDAAMPGDLVYNITKAIFENLEELKPVHDKAKLISLDTALKGASVAVHPGAAKYYKEKGMAVPEL
- the rsfS gene encoding ribosome silencing factor; this translates as MGKLGDYEDVCSALSDKKAQDVVVLDLGDAGTLADVFILATGNSDVHMKTLTETAEEALKRRGLAVRLEGEHSSNWRLIDAGDVAVHIFSRKGREFYKLEKLWGDAEALRYEYVE
- a CDS encoding LCP family protein, which gives rise to MRFFKIFGIALLLLLAVSGGAAFRLKEVLLPKDPLDLGQSLAVGSDDAQTERKDGPYIDPVLGTVNVLIVGLDNVDGGSRTDAIALAIFDADNKAVRVASIPRDSRVQIPGRGWDKINHAYVYGGIDLLKETVVNLTGMAVNYFVMVNYKSFPRIIDLIGGIDIYVDKPLKYTDYSGKLFIDISKGQQHMDGRTALGYVRFRHDPLGDIGRVQRQQKFMDIVLSRLKSPAILPRIPALIDEVVAAVDTDLTPLEALKLMQFANALPPDRVQMFMAPGKSGYSGNLSYWILDTVGLSLQLAAKLPPQGQRDVLSSDAGKVSDDVAPAAAPLTEERLRELRERIGKIGILNGDGASGLGRRASRLFQRIGIEVPYAGNARHFDYHSTNIIYPAGGKEADRDAALALAELCGITNAGLVREDRRATLVSIIFGHDKDTVFRRLESLNF